In the Purpureocillium takamizusanense chromosome 5, complete sequence genome, one interval contains:
- the ssr3 gene encoding Non-specific serine/threonine protein kinase (EggNog:ENOG503NV33~BUSCO:EOG09262IY3~COG:B~COG:K), whose translation MQPQYRNFAQQQVPQRSPHAQNQRRGGIGPMMSSGPHPSAPLSQAQMAQQQQAQAHANELAKRRSRKPTDKNMPDGVEDSIVDPDSVQRYKDLREIERVLDATTTRKRLDISEGVNRSHNKLKKTLRIWITNTVEDQVWQGNGLNVDAFDFTPNMEASYRVKIEGRLLDNNDETEEERFAPEPGSAVQDSTDQMDHDSDKKKRDSATANAVKHRFSHFFKTITVDFDRSRFRNGAEQTVEWKKPETGPKSHPSGASSPATDFDELVFKRNGDENTNITINLFRQELPERFLLSPELAEVVDMSEATQQEAVMALWEYIRFWGLQEDEEKRNFRCDELLKKVVGRGDVGYIPMLNEYVTQHLRTLPPISLPYTIRVDEEFHRDPQPTIYDVQVLVDDPLRGELQPLINNAKYATMLKDVSALDEQLAKLIQNISESKAKHSFFTALSDDPASFVRNWLSSQNRDLEIIMGEASRGTGEAIHGDEWRRSGTGSVWATPNARESVNVLLARQR comes from the exons ATGCAACCTCAGTATCGCAActtcgcgcagcagcaggtgccGCAGCGATCTCCGCATGCGCAAAATCAACGACGCGGTGGTATAG GTCCAATGATGTCCTCAGGCCCCCATCCCTCGGCCCCCTTGTCCCAGGCACAGATGGCACAGCAACaacaggcgcaggcgcacgCAAACGAGCTGGCGaagcgccgcagccgcaaaCCTACGGACAAAAATATGCccgacggcgttgaggacagcatcgtcgacccCGACAGCGTCCAGCGATACAAAGACCTTAGAGAGATAGAGCGGGTGCTAGATGCTACGACGACGCGAAAGCGACTGGATATCTCCGAAGGCGTGAATCGGAGCCACAATAAG CTCAAGAAGACGCTAAGGATATGGATCACGAATACTGTCGAGGATCAGGTCTGGCAAGGCAACGGGCTGAACGTCGACGCGTTCGATTTCACTCCGAACATGGAGGCTTCCTACAGGGTCAAGATCGAGGGCCGTTTGCTCGATAACAATGACGAAACCGAGGAAGAACGCTTTGCACCGGAACCGGGCTCGGCTGTCCAGGACAGCACTGACCAAATGGACCATGATTCGGACAAAAAGAAACGGGACTCGGCGACCGCCAATGCGGTCAAGCACCGGTTTTCGCATTTCTTCAAGACAATCACTGTCGATTTTGACCGCTCGAGGTTTCGAAACGGTGCCGAACAAACGGTCGAATGGAAGAAGCCAGAGACTGGCCCCAAGTCCCACCCCTCTGGTGCTTCCTCCCCAGCCACGGACTTCGATGAGCTTGTTTTCAAACGAAATGGGGACGAAAACACAAACATTACCATCAACCTCTTTCGGCAAGAATTGCCAGAGCGATTTTTGCTCAGCCCAGAGTTGGCGGAAGTTGTTGACATGTCTGAGGCGACGCAACAAGAAGCAGTCATGGCGCTGTGGGAGTACATCCGGTTCTGGGGTCTTcaggaagacgaagagaaGCGCAACTTTCGCTGCGACGAGCTTCTGAAAAAG GTTGTTGGTCGGGGAGACGTCGGTTATATTCCCATGCTCAACGAATACGTCACCCAGCACCTTCGAACCTTACCCCCAATAAGCTTGCCCTACACGATCCGAGTAGACGAGGAGTTCCACCGAGATCCGCAGCCGACGATCTACGACGTGCAAGTTCTTGTAGACGACCCGCTACGTGGTGAACTCCAGCCGCTGATTAATAACGCCAAGTACGCCACCATGCTGAAGGACGTCAGCGCTTTAGACGAGCAGCTGGCGAAGCTCATCCAGAACATATCCGagtccaaggccaagcaCTCGTTTTTCACCGCTCTAAGCGACGATCCCGCGTCCTTTGTCAGGAACTGGCTTAGCTCCCAGAATCGCGACTTGGAAATCATCATGGGTGAAGCATCCCGAGGTACGGGCGAAGCTATTCACGGCGATGAGTGGCGAAGAAGCGGCACCGGGAGCGTGTGGGCGACCCCAAATGCGCGAGAGAGCGTCAATGTCTTGTTGGCGCGACAGCGGTAA
- the PKH1 gene encoding Non-specific serine/threonine protein kinase (COG:T~EggNog:ENOG503NWKX) codes for MNGDLSLSQALGGLRIANPDDAAEATISTPSAETDPHATFQPDADHGPSSTAPYLLQDGPDSRRPKSSVHDNDAAATDFLAPVRLNREHSQRAAQHPSQLPHHVTGTPDERVSPIPVRQSSKGLVSGGGAMGASSGTHNPATQSIDVAPFAGDSSIPATSEEWKDRGAAIGVRRELDANGRPVARQVKKGVRDFSFGRVLGEGSYSTVYLATDRQTLKEYAIKVLEKRHIIKEKKIKYVNIEKNTLNRLTEHPGIVRLYYTFQDETSLYYVLDLCNGGELLGVLKKTGTFDVDCVRFYGAQILDAIDYMHSRGVIHRDLKPENVLLDSQMHVKITDFGTAKLLRDPRDPRDGAGGDRGLPETERRDGEDDARAASFVGTAEYVSPELLTHKNACKASDLWAFGCIIYQLLAGRPPFKAGSEYLTFQKIVNLEYEFPPGFPPSARDLVDRCLVLDPARRLTIEHIKNHEFFTGQQFGKGLWRAKAPRLRPYVPPAQEPSIIHLNGYSPGSAPAPSNISTARPLLHTQGNTPSAQRPSRIITELPPPTQLDIEWSPVLTKSNERILKLGDLMVIQTPLSHGGHGKGSEEGHKKLSRFFGGSTTKKRQRLVMITSSGRIVLAPAGGEEKRTKHELSLLSADCTWRSQQDAKGQLIWCVDTNGQHYTFEETKATANAEGGNSTADDWIECLERARDLAMSQNATAQGDDNPFSELPTTASSPASTLGSRANLADGYGPSDRNTRGHLRKNHGGHDEAGAKRNRFSKRQSRNGLGSAF; via the exons ATGAATGGGGACTTGAGCCTCTCTCAAGCCCTCGGGGGCTTGCGAATCGCGaaccccgacgacgccgccgaagcAACCATCTCGACGCCTTCCGCCGAAACAGATCCTCACGCAACCTTCCAACCCGATGCCGACCACGGCCCGAGCTCTACCGCTCCGTATTTACTTCAGGATGGCCCTGATTCCCGCCGACCCAAATCATCCGTCCATgacaacgacgccgccgcgacagACTTCCTGGCACCTGTCCGTCTCAACCGAGAACATAGCCAGCGAGCGGCTCAGCATCCTTCTCAACTCCCTCACCACGTAACCGGTACCCCCGATGAACGAGTCTCCCCAATACCAGTGCGTCAGAGCTCTAAAGGCCTCGTGtccggtggtggtgctaTGGGGGCCTCATCCGGAACCCACAACCCAGCAACACAAAGCATCGATGTCGCTCCGTTTGCTGGAGACTCCTCGATACCTGCGACAAGCGAGGAGTGGAAGGATCGTGGAGCCGCCATTGGCGTACGCCGCGAGCTAGATGCGAATGGGAGACCCGTGGCTCGCCAAGTTAAAAAGGGCGTCAGGGATTTTTCCTTtggccgcgtcctcggcgagggctcCTACAGCACCGTGTATTTGGCGACTGATCGCCAGACCCTCAAAGAGTACGCCATCAAAGTGCTCGAGAAGAGACACATCATTAAGGAAAAGAAGATTAAGTATGTCAACATTGAGAAGAACACACTGAATCGCCTTACCGAGCATCCTGGGATTGTCCGCCTTTACTACACATTCCAGGACGAGACCTCTCTATATTACGTCTTGGACCTCTGCAACGGTGGCGAATTGCTCGGAGTCCTCAAGAAGACTGGCACTTTCGATGTGGACTGTGTGAGGTTCTACGGGGCCCAGATTCTCGATGCGATAGATTACATGCACTCGCGTGGTGTCATCCATAGGGATCTGAAGCCTGAAAATGTACTTTTGGACAGCCAGATGCACGTCAAAATTACCGACTTTGGCACAGCCAAGCTCCTTCGAGACCCCCGGGATCCGAGAGACGGAGCCGGTGGAGACCGCGGCTTGCCAGAGACGGAGAGAAGGGATGGCGAAGACGATGCCCGAGCAGCCTCATTCGTGGGCACGGCCGAGTACGTTAGTCCGGAGTTGCTTACGCACAAGAATGCGTGCAAAGCCAGCGACTTGTGGGCCTTTGGATGCATCATCTATCAGCTTCTGGCTGGACGACCGCCCTTCAAAGCGGGCAGCGAGTATTTGACGTTCCAGAAGATCGTCAATCTCGAATACGAATTCCCACCCGGGTTTCCCCCATCGGCGCGGGATCTTGTCGATCGGTGTCTCGTTCTCGACCCGGCCAGGAGGCTTACCATTGAGCACATTAAGAATCACGAATTCTTCACAGGTCAGCAGTTCGGCAAAGGTCTGTGGCGAGCGAAAGCCCCAAGGCTGCGACCATACGTACCTCCTGCTCAGGAGCCCAGCATCATTCACCTCAACGGCTACTCCCCGGGATCCGCCCCAGCTCCCAGTAACATATCGACAGCTCGTCCACTGCTGCACACGCAAGGGAACACCCCCAGTGCTCAGCGCCCTTCCCGCATCATTACAGAACTTCCGCCCCCGACTCAGCTCGATATCGAATGGTCTCCGGTCCTGACCAAAAGCAATGAACGAATTCTCAAGCTCGGCGACCTGATGGTGATCCAGACGCCACTGTCACATGGTGGCCACGGCAAAGGCTCGGAAGAAGGCCACAAAAAATTGTCGCGTTTCTTCGGGGGTAGCACCACAAAGAAAAGACAACGTTTGGTGATGATTACATCCAGCGGGAGGATCGTCCTTGCTCCTGCCGGGGGTGAAGAGAAGCGAACGAAGCACGagctctctctcctctctgCAGATTGCACCTGGAGAAGCCAACAGGATGCCAAGGGACAGTTGATATGGTGCGTTGATACG AATGGCCAACATTACACGTTTGAGGAAACCAAAGCAACAGCAAATGCTGAAGGAGGGAACAGCACGGCAGACGACTGGATTGAATGCCTTGAGAGAGCAAGGGACCTTGCCATGTCCCAAAACGCAACAGCACAGGGCGACGACAATCCTTTCTCAGAATTACCCACCACGGCGTCAAGCCCGGCCAGCACCCTTGGCAGCAGAGCCAACCTGGCTGATGGCTATGGGCCAAGTGACCGTAACACGAGAGGTCACCTCAGAAAGAATCATGGCGGTCATGACGAAGCCGGTGCCAAGAGGAACCGCTTTAGTAAAAGGCAGTCACGGAACGGCTTGGGGTCTGCCTTCTAG